The following are from one region of the Paenibacillus sp. JZ16 genome:
- a CDS encoding DUF3397 domain-containing protein, whose amino-acid sequence MGFLQGLFHTLSLFPFIPFLLVYFIVLQRNKNRKQALELAMDVTTFFMLFSVSALFNNTFQSKFGFYLILLMLLIAAGLIGSAQNRWKGKVNGKRLLRAVWRLGFVSMSFGYIVFTFFGLLSYIIKMM is encoded by the coding sequence ATGGGTTTTTTGCAGGGGCTGTTTCACACATTAAGTCTTTTTCCGTTCATTCCGTTTTTACTGGTGTATTTCATTGTCTTGCAAAGAAATAAAAATCGAAAGCAAGCGCTGGAGCTGGCCATGGATGTAACCACATTTTTCATGCTGTTTTCCGTCTCCGCCTTGTTTAATAATACATTCCAGTCCAAATTCGGGTTCTATCTCATTCTCCTCATGCTGCTCATTGCAGCGGGGCTGATCGGCAGTGCGCAGAACCGCTGGAAAGGCAAGGTTAACGGTAAGAGGCTGCTGCGCGCCGTGTGGCGTCTGGGTTTTGTCAGCATGAGTTTTGGTTATATAGTTTTTACATTTTTTGGTCTCCTCTCCTACATAATTAAGATGATGTAA
- a CDS encoding YlaH-like family protein: MQEWFASHPLISYIVIFVLITYVYNKVFRVKQKLPLLKEILLYILMALGSAILLVFQIDKLPIIQCLLVAVALMLMVRIRYFVEDRQKKKAQTEPKS, translated from the coding sequence ATGCAAGAATGGTTTGCCTCGCACCCACTCATCTCTTATATCGTGATTTTTGTGCTGATCACCTACGTTTACAACAAGGTATTCCGGGTGAAGCAGAAGCTCCCTCTGTTGAAGGAGATTCTCCTGTATATCTTGATGGCCTTGGGTTCGGCGATACTGCTTGTGTTTCAGATTGATAAGCTGCCGATTATCCAGTGCTTGTTAGTAGCAGTGGCATTGATGCTGATGGTGCGTATTCGATATTTTGTTGAAGATCGTCAGAAGAAGAAGGCTCAGACCGAACCAAAATCATAA
- a CDS encoding YhcN/YlaJ family sporulation lipoprotein has protein sequence MRAALSIMLAVLLLAGCGTANNNASPSPRNQTNGTTANNVQNMNENRGYTTNNVDGWTPDNTNTGQVGNANDNNGQVDATTANHLKSLAESVPGVKNANCVVMGNTAVVGLNVDGNLDRAEVGTIKYTVAEALQSDPAGANALVTADLDVTNRIADLGRHIQEGNPVSGLASELADIVGRIIPQLPKDVTPRDRNAQDNGAQTVNPNNRGNAPANPNRNK, from the coding sequence ATGAGAGCTGCTCTATCCATCATGCTAGCGGTGTTGTTGCTCGCAGGCTGCGGGACCGCCAATAACAATGCATCACCCTCTCCTCGTAATCAAACCAATGGAACCACTGCTAACAATGTTCAGAATATGAATGAAAACAGAGGTTATACCACTAATAATGTAGACGGCTGGACTCCGGATAACACGAATACGGGACAGGTTGGCAACGCAAATGATAACAACGGACAAGTTGACGCTACAACCGCAAATCACCTAAAATCACTGGCAGAGAGTGTGCCCGGCGTTAAAAACGCAAACTGTGTTGTAATGGGAAATACGGCTGTTGTTGGACTTAATGTAGATGGAAATTTAGATCGGGCAGAAGTCGGAACCATTAAATACACAGTCGCGGAAGCCCTTCAATCCGATCCGGCAGGTGCCAATGCACTTGTTACGGCTGATTTAGACGTTACAAACCGGATTGCCGATCTTGGCCGGCATATTCAGGAGGGAAATCCGGTTTCAGGACTTGCCAGTGAACTCGCTGACATCGTAGGCCGCATCATTCCTCAGCTGCCTAAAGATGTAACACCTCGTGATCGTAATGCACAAGATAACGGTGCACAAACGGTAAATCCGAATAATCGGGGTAATGCACCAGCCAACCCGAACCGTAATAAATAG
- a CDS encoding ABC transporter permease, translating into MLRYVASKFFYMLVSLFILISATFFLMKAIPGDPFMGEKKPSPEILARLMEQYDLDKPVFQQYTKYLGNIVQGDFGLSMKKQGQSVTDIIVDTFGPSLRLGLIAIVVSVIVGVLLGMLAALYHRKLIDNIAMIISVLGIAVPSFVLASLLQYVLAEKAGIFNVMGFEGPLDYVLPVMALSAQPIAFIARLTRSSMLEVLHSDYIKTAKAKGLNWFAIMFRHVIRNGILPVVTYVGPMTANIITGSVVIEQIFGIGGIGKQFVESITNRDYTVIMGITIFYGILLMLARFVTDIVYVFVDPRIKLTGGKER; encoded by the coding sequence ATGCTGAGGTATGTGGCGAGTAAGTTTTTTTATATGCTTGTATCGTTGTTCATACTGATCTCAGCCACTTTTTTTCTTATGAAAGCCATACCGGGCGATCCGTTTATGGGAGAGAAAAAGCCATCGCCTGAAATTTTGGCGAGGCTGATGGAGCAGTATGATTTAGATAAACCGGTATTTCAGCAATATACGAAATACTTGGGCAATATCGTTCAAGGTGACTTTGGTTTGTCTATGAAGAAACAGGGACAGTCCGTCACGGATATTATTGTTGACACATTTGGCCCTTCACTCCGGTTGGGTCTTATCGCGATCGTAGTATCCGTTATCGTGGGTGTCCTGCTAGGGATGCTTGCAGCTCTGTATCACCGCAAGCTGATTGACAACATCGCCATGATCATCTCGGTTCTCGGCATCGCAGTACCGAGTTTCGTGCTTGCGTCATTGTTGCAATACGTTCTCGCAGAGAAAGCGGGCATTTTCAATGTTATGGGCTTTGAAGGACCACTCGACTACGTGCTCCCTGTTATGGCCCTGTCAGCTCAACCGATTGCGTTTATCGCACGATTAACGCGATCCAGCATGCTGGAAGTGCTGCATTCGGATTATATCAAGACGGCGAAGGCCAAGGGTCTCAACTGGTTCGCCATTATGTTCCGTCACGTCATCCGTAACGGCATCTTGCCAGTCGTAACGTACGTCGGGCCAATGACAGCGAACATCATTACCGGTTCGGTCGTTATTGAACAGATCTTCGGCATTGGCGGCATTGGCAAACAGTTTGTTGAAAGTATCACAAACCGCGATTATACAGTCATTATGGGAATTACCATATTCTACGGCATCTTGCTGATGCTGGCGCGTTTCGTTACAGATATCGTATATGTATTTGTGGATCCACGCATTAAATTGACCGGCGGAAAGGAGAGGTAG
- a CDS encoding LCP family protein, with product MNPTHTNLPPRAKSGGKGKKQPVPKKKKSAWKSFFKLILIVLLIAVLAAAGYAGYLYIKGNEIIEKSGIDKPVAPGQSAKEKPITVLLLGTDHRPETGTYLTDVVMVATMHPETNTSTLVSLPRDTLIELDGYKATKLNAYYPRFKAAYNAAEKKEPGSGIPAEEEMKVMMSKYLGVNIDYVTVIDFQGFRDVVDTFGGVDVNVQYNMCYRDTADGTDINLTVGPQKLDGKKALDYVRYRKSSDRCSPRTKESSDFERNARQSEVLHSLLDKMKSLGGVAKVGNALDAVSDNMTTDFEQEQIRNLIATYYDIGKDDVKFMPVTGNWKSPYVYISSSELDAARQALQDELAGKHNAGEQGTEADSATTP from the coding sequence ATGAATCCTACTCATACCAATCTCCCTCCGAGAGCCAAAAGTGGGGGGAAGGGCAAGAAACAGCCAGTTCCAAAAAAGAAAAAAAGCGCATGGAAATCATTTTTTAAACTCATTCTTATCGTCTTGTTAATTGCAGTTCTGGCTGCAGCAGGTTATGCCGGATATTTGTACATCAAGGGCAATGAGATCATTGAAAAAAGCGGGATCGACAAACCAGTAGCTCCAGGGCAATCCGCTAAGGAAAAACCGATAACGGTGCTTCTCCTGGGAACGGATCATCGCCCGGAAACAGGGACTTACTTGACGGATGTGGTCATGGTCGCTACCATGCATCCGGAAACCAATACGTCGACGCTGGTTTCTCTGCCGCGGGATACGCTCATTGAACTCGATGGATATAAAGCGACGAAGCTGAACGCTTATTACCCAAGGTTTAAAGCGGCTTACAATGCTGCGGAGAAAAAGGAACCCGGCAGCGGCATTCCGGCTGAAGAAGAAATGAAAGTCATGATGAGCAAGTATCTTGGCGTTAATATCGACTATGTAACGGTTATCGATTTCCAGGGATTCCGTGATGTGGTGGATACCTTTGGCGGCGTAGATGTCAACGTTCAATACAATATGTGTTACCGCGATACTGCAGACGGGACCGACATTAACCTTACGGTGGGTCCTCAGAAGCTGGATGGCAAGAAGGCGCTGGATTATGTTCGTTACCGTAAATCCAGTGACAGATGTTCGCCAAGAACGAAGGAGTCGAGCGATTTTGAGCGTAATGCCCGCCAAAGCGAAGTATTGCATTCCCTGCTCGATAAGATGAAATCGCTCGGAGGCGTTGCGAAGGTGGGCAATGCTCTGGATGCGGTCAGCGATAACATGACCACCGATTTCGAGCAGGAGCAGATCCGGAATTTGATTGCGACTTATTATGATATCGGAAAAGATGATGTGAAATTCATGCCGGTTACAGGCAATTGGAAGAGCCCTTATGTATATATAAGCAGCAGCGAGCTGGATGCAGCCAGACAAGCGCTGCAAGACGAGCTTGCCGGCAAGCATAACGCTGGCGAGCAGGGGACAGAAGCGGATTCTGCAACAACTCCGTGA
- a CDS encoding coiled-coil domain-containing protein: MNVRIKQPLLPVMLCITLLFCFIGAPASVYSEQDASPVMPDSEEARKLLEDSLSIVEIDHEIERITKRIAELQQLQSELQIKIQDMGLRIEDRRDRAAAVLRSYYMGERDNLFFMLLSAKDLAGFFRIMDFYDMIIQNDRDTLAEYNLQYRSLASAQAEAARNASQLVDVKDSLVKQRERVVALEQQVDGALTASGNPDAMKKLIEEFTLYWENVGLYEVKRHFQALASAMENLPQFVQGSKNMLKTNGKEYTIDIHEDDLNAFLRSEDEIFNSFAFHFDDGKVIASGESGNLSLLIEGKYTVINEPENAIMFQVDKLVFNRLELPDTTRKALQEEFDMNFYPKQLVSFLKATQVSSQDQRLVVKMELDL, from the coding sequence TTGAATGTACGAATAAAACAACCTCTCCTCCCGGTCATGCTGTGTATAACCCTGTTGTTCTGCTTCATAGGAGCTCCCGCTTCCGTATATTCCGAGCAGGATGCAAGCCCGGTTATGCCTGATTCGGAAGAGGCGCGCAAACTTCTGGAGGACAGCCTCTCCATTGTGGAGATCGATCATGAAATCGAACGGATAACCAAACGTATCGCCGAATTGCAGCAGCTCCAGAGCGAACTGCAAATTAAAATTCAGGATATGGGCTTGCGAATCGAAGACCGGCGAGATCGGGCGGCTGCCGTCCTTCGGTCATATTACATGGGTGAGCGGGATAACTTATTCTTCATGCTGTTGTCTGCAAAAGACTTAGCCGGTTTTTTCCGGATCATGGACTTTTACGATATGATTATTCAAAATGATCGGGATACACTTGCGGAATATAACCTTCAGTACCGCTCCCTTGCCTCCGCCCAGGCTGAAGCCGCACGCAATGCTTCTCAGCTCGTCGATGTAAAGGACAGCCTTGTCAAGCAGCGTGAACGGGTGGTGGCGCTTGAACAGCAGGTTGACGGAGCACTGACAGCCAGCGGCAACCCGGATGCCATGAAGAAATTGATTGAGGAGTTCACCCTTTATTGGGAGAACGTGGGCCTGTATGAGGTAAAGCGTCACTTCCAGGCTTTAGCCAGCGCCATGGAGAATTTGCCGCAATTTGTTCAGGGAAGCAAGAATATGTTGAAAACAAACGGCAAGGAGTACACCATCGATATCCATGAGGATGATCTCAACGCATTTTTAAGATCTGAAGATGAAATCTTTAACAGCTTTGCTTTCCATTTTGACGATGGAAAAGTAATTGCTTCGGGTGAGAGCGGAAATCTCTCGCTTCTGATTGAAGGAAAATACACCGTGATTAACGAACCGGAGAATGCCATCATGTTCCAAGTCGACAAACTTGTGTTCAATCGGCTGGAATTGCCTGACACCACGCGCAAAGCGCTGCAGGAAGAATTCGACATGAACTTTTATCCCAAGCAGCTGGTGTCTTTCTTAAAAGCAACGCAGGTATCCAGCCAAGATCAAAGATTAGTGGTCAAAATGGAGCTGGATTTATAG
- a CDS encoding peptide ABC transporter substrate-binding protein, with protein MKKQKKLLLLMTLILAFSSVLAACGADKNEGANNGGTADKPKEQVFRMNLASDPPTLDPGLAQDNTSNTVISAVFEGLVRKGADGSEEPGVAEKWDISEDGLKYVFTLRKDAKWSNGDSVTAKDFEYAWKRVLDPNFTPASPYAYQLYYIKNAEAYNLGEIKDANEVGVKATDDYTLEVTLANPTPYFLSLMSFQTYFPIHSSVEGNASWATKPETLIGNGPFKVSQMTKGQKIELVKNDQYWDKDGIKLEKVQMSIVNSSATELSSYRNDELDYAGHPTGNIPTDQLNAIKKELGDELMIKGISSTYFYIFNTTEEPFDNVNIRKAFAMAIDRQAIVEKITQGGQLPAHGFVPPGIKGESDEYRKEVPDTYFDENLEEAKKLLEQGMKEKGYTTLPEVTLIHNSDDNHKKIALAIADMWKNNLGVTVKVQNQEWGVFLKNRTDLNYQVARSGWGADYNDPMTYIDMWTSNGGNNDTGFKNEEYDKLVKDAYATSDNAKRMELMSKAEKILVEENQVVMPIYYYSSVSLVKPWVKNLHLDYKGDIDFTRAYIE; from the coding sequence ATGAAGAAACAAAAGAAATTACTGCTTCTCATGACGCTAATTCTTGCTTTCAGCTCGGTTTTGGCAGCGTGTGGAGCTGACAAGAACGAAGGCGCTAATAACGGCGGAACGGCGGACAAGCCTAAAGAGCAAGTCTTCCGTATGAACCTTGCTTCCGACCCTCCTACATTGGATCCGGGCTTGGCTCAGGATAACACGTCGAATACGGTAATCAGTGCTGTATTTGAAGGTTTGGTTCGGAAGGGTGCAGATGGCTCTGAAGAGCCTGGCGTAGCCGAAAAATGGGATATTTCTGAAGATGGATTGAAATATGTCTTCACCCTTCGCAAAGATGCCAAATGGAGTAACGGCGATTCAGTAACAGCCAAAGATTTTGAGTATGCATGGAAACGCGTACTTGATCCGAACTTTACTCCTGCATCACCATATGCGTATCAGCTCTATTACATCAAAAACGCTGAAGCTTACAATCTTGGAGAGATCAAAGACGCCAATGAAGTCGGCGTAAAAGCAACCGATGACTATACGCTCGAAGTTACGCTGGCAAACCCAACGCCATACTTCCTCAGCTTGATGTCATTCCAAACCTACTTCCCGATTCACAGCTCTGTTGAAGGTAATGCTTCTTGGGCAACGAAACCGGAAACATTGATCGGTAATGGTCCGTTCAAAGTTTCACAAATGACCAAAGGTCAAAAGATCGAGCTTGTGAAGAACGACCAATATTGGGACAAGGATGGAATCAAACTTGAAAAAGTTCAAATGAGTATCGTGAACAGCTCGGCAACTGAACTTTCAAGCTATCGTAACGATGAATTGGATTATGCAGGACATCCAACAGGAAACATTCCGACGGATCAGCTCAATGCGATCAAGAAGGAATTGGGCGATGAACTGATGATCAAAGGGATTTCATCAACGTATTTCTATATCTTTAACACAACAGAAGAACCATTTGACAACGTGAACATCCGGAAAGCATTTGCCATGGCGATTGATCGTCAGGCGATCGTAGAGAAAATCACGCAAGGTGGACAACTTCCTGCACACGGTTTTGTTCCTCCTGGTATCAAAGGTGAGTCCGACGAGTACCGTAAAGAGGTGCCGGATACTTACTTCGATGAAAATCTTGAAGAAGCTAAGAAACTGCTCGAGCAAGGTATGAAGGAAAAAGGCTATACCACATTGCCGGAAGTTACTCTGATCCATAACTCCGATGACAACCACAAGAAAATTGCGCTTGCTATCGCAGATATGTGGAAGAATAACCTCGGTGTTACTGTGAAGGTACAAAACCAAGAGTGGGGCGTATTCCTGAAGAACCGTACGGATTTGAACTATCAAGTTGCCCGTTCCGGTTGGGGAGCAGATTATAACGACCCGATGACTTATATCGATATGTGGACATCCAACGGTGGTAACAACGATACGGGCTTCAAAAACGAAGAATATGACAAACTTGTGAAGGATGCTTATGCAACTAGCGATAACGCTAAACGCATGGAGCTGATGTCCAAAGCTGAGAAAATTCTCGTTGAAGAAAACCAAGTTGTAATGCCGATCTACTATTACTCCAGCGTGTCCCTGGTTAAACCATGGGTGAAGAATCTGCATCTGGATTATAAGGGTGATATCGATTTCACACGTGCATATATTGAGTAG
- a CDS encoding RsfA family transcriptional regulator yields MSAVRQDAWSAEDDLILAEVTLRHIREGSTQLAAFEEVGERIGRTSAACGFRWNSCVRKKYEDAISLAKSQRQKRSYYKKQPSVSGPQVAGLAAPELEHDVYKNDGASEETLSIDAVIRFLRQWKGGLQESSRQYKLLEKNLREKEEELSRLRSENQRLLKEVSEVKTDYHVVNDDYKALIQIMDRARRLAFLNEEDEELKTRFKMDANGNLERIE; encoded by the coding sequence ATGTCAGCAGTGAGACAGGATGCATGGAGTGCAGAGGACGACCTAATATTGGCGGAGGTGACCCTTCGTCATATTCGTGAGGGCAGCACCCAATTGGCTGCCTTTGAGGAAGTGGGAGAAAGAATCGGCCGGACATCGGCGGCTTGTGGATTTCGTTGGAACAGCTGCGTTCGCAAGAAATATGAGGATGCTATCAGCTTGGCGAAATCTCAGCGTCAAAAGAGAAGTTATTATAAAAAACAGCCTTCGGTAAGCGGACCGCAGGTTGCCGGTTTGGCTGCTCCGGAACTGGAGCACGATGTCTATAAGAATGATGGTGCAAGCGAAGAAACACTGTCCATCGATGCCGTTATCCGTTTCCTTCGTCAGTGGAAGGGCGGGCTTCAGGAAAGTTCACGTCAGTATAAATTGCTTGAGAAGAACTTGCGTGAAAAAGAGGAAGAGCTTTCAAGACTCCGCAGTGAGAATCAAAGGTTATTGAAGGAAGTCAGCGAAGTGAAAACGGACTATCATGTGGTCAATGACGATTATAAGGCACTGATTCAGATTATGGATCGGGCACGCAGACTTGCTTTCTTAAATGAAGAAGACGAGGAACTTAAGACACGCTTTAAAATGGACGCAAATGGTAACCTAGAACGAATTGAATAG
- a CDS encoding extracellular solute-binding protein yields the protein MKQKKYWFLFAILLLSLSSLSPSFDFTHHTRREPPGDEPNPPQQRPEVPETDMGPIKVGVQVKPDELRQLKALNERFMEETGAEVEILPLETSETSKESFLLEMSLGEGPDIVLTDSHFIKALAMSGCLLPVDASQSTLPGEDILNGLLPPLQWNGYQWGMPFDIDPYIMTWQTKGKDGEPFKMPQSRQAWQENSELHKVSPILLFDSNDPYAFGAAVHLLEGDPSKPDQEVLHMLIRNQGRWEESEQGAMEAEVNDQALTTTAKTEAAVVIRPYSSLSDQDDNGMSLALAMGKARLDTPVVRTRSFAVAAHTESSTLAMKWITYMTGKEMQREWSKAAGTLPVISELYVTGTNLSDRGIWQKAAVPAQVLLSRNEPAALDFGESEDFQTYSEAANRLLLGEITIEEYMKMYTPAQP from the coding sequence ATGAAGCAGAAGAAATATTGGTTCTTATTTGCCATTTTACTGTTGTCTTTATCCAGTTTATCTCCCAGCTTTGACTTCACTCATCACACTAGACGGGAGCCCCCGGGGGATGAGCCTAATCCTCCGCAGCAAAGACCGGAAGTACCGGAGACCGATATGGGTCCGATCAAGGTCGGTGTTCAGGTAAAGCCGGATGAACTGAGACAACTAAAAGCTCTTAATGAGCGTTTTATGGAAGAGACCGGTGCTGAGGTTGAAATCTTGCCCCTGGAAACGAGTGAAACAAGCAAAGAGTCGTTTCTGCTCGAGATGTCCCTTGGTGAAGGACCTGATATTGTATTAACGGATTCACACTTTATTAAAGCGCTTGCAATGAGTGGATGCCTACTGCCTGTTGATGCTTCTCAGAGCACGCTGCCGGGTGAAGACATCTTGAATGGCCTTCTGCCACCGCTGCAGTGGAACGGGTATCAATGGGGAATGCCGTTTGATATAGACCCCTATATTATGACCTGGCAGACCAAGGGGAAGGACGGCGAACCTTTTAAAATGCCACAGAGCCGTCAGGCATGGCAGGAAAATTCGGAGCTGCATAAAGTAAGTCCTATCCTCTTATTTGATTCGAATGATCCTTACGCTTTCGGTGCGGCGGTTCATTTGCTCGAAGGTGATCCCTCCAAGCCGGATCAAGAGGTTCTTCATATGCTGATTCGCAATCAGGGAAGATGGGAAGAATCAGAGCAAGGCGCCATGGAAGCAGAGGTTAATGACCAAGCGTTGACCACCACCGCTAAGACGGAAGCAGCCGTGGTCATCAGGCCGTATTCGAGCTTATCAGATCAAGATGACAACGGAATGTCGCTTGCATTGGCAATGGGGAAGGCCCGTCTGGATACGCCGGTTGTCCGAACCCGAAGTTTTGCTGTAGCCGCACACACGGAATCATCGACACTTGCCATGAAATGGATTACGTATATGACCGGCAAAGAGATGCAGCGTGAATGGAGCAAAGCGGCGGGAACGCTCCCCGTTATTTCGGAGCTGTATGTCACGGGTACAAACCTAAGTGATCGGGGCATTTGGCAAAAGGCGGCCGTTCCAGCCCAGGTGCTGCTCTCCAGGAATGAGCCGGCTGCTTTGGATTTTGGGGAGTCGGAAGATTTCCAAACGTATAGCGAAGCAGCCAATCGACTGCTGCTTGGCGAAATCACGATAGAAGAATATATGAAAATGTACACGCCTGCTCAACCATAA
- a CDS encoding PhoH family protein, translating to MKKIFVLDTNVLLHDPQSIYAFEEHEVIIPAVVLEEIDSKKRNADEIGRNARTVSRLLDGLREQGHLHDGVLLENGGTLKVELNHRSFVKVQELFSEASNDNRILAVALNYKLEEEPKEDGRPVVLVSKDVLVRIKADVLGLTTQDYLSDRTADPSELYPGFSTLKVHPSVIDEFYSYRYLPIKPLQLSYPLYPHEFVILKDEMGTGKSALLHVNEDATRLEPLHLSNEPVWGISARNAQQRMAIELLLNDDIPLVTITGKAGTGKTLLALAAGLSKVEDEHKYKKLLIARPVVPMGKDIGYLPGEKEEKLRPWMQPIYDNLEYLFDTKKSGDIDKILMGLGSIQVEALTYIRGRSIPGQFIIVDEAQNLSRHEVKTIVSRAGEGSKVILMGDPEQIDHPYLDAVSNGLTYVVERFKQENLSGHITLTKGERSKLAQLAADLL from the coding sequence ATGAAAAAAATATTTGTGCTGGATACGAACGTATTGCTTCATGATCCTCAGTCGATCTATGCATTCGAGGAGCATGAAGTCATCATTCCTGCGGTGGTTCTTGAAGAAATTGATTCGAAGAAGCGTAACGCGGATGAAATTGGCCGAAATGCCCGCACGGTCTCCCGATTGCTCGATGGGCTAAGAGAACAAGGTCATCTTCATGACGGAGTTCTTCTGGAGAACGGCGGGACGTTGAAGGTTGAGCTGAATCATCGCAGCTTCGTCAAGGTACAGGAGTTATTTAGCGAAGCATCCAACGACAACCGAATTTTGGCTGTCGCGTTAAATTATAAATTGGAGGAGGAGCCGAAGGAGGACGGAAGACCCGTCGTTCTGGTCAGCAAGGATGTGCTTGTTCGAATTAAAGCGGATGTCCTCGGACTCACGACCCAGGATTATTTATCGGACCGTACAGCCGATCCAAGTGAATTGTATCCTGGATTCTCTACCTTAAAGGTACATCCTTCGGTGATCGATGAATTCTACAGCTATCGTTATTTGCCGATTAAACCTCTTCAATTGTCTTATCCGCTTTATCCTCATGAATTTGTTATTCTGAAGGATGAGATGGGGACTGGAAAGTCAGCTCTCCTTCATGTGAATGAGGATGCAACCAGATTGGAGCCGCTCCATTTAAGCAACGAACCTGTATGGGGCATCAGCGCCCGCAACGCCCAACAGCGTATGGCGATTGAGCTTCTTCTAAACGACGATATTCCGCTAGTCACCATTACCGGGAAAGCCGGAACGGGAAAAACCTTGTTGGCATTGGCAGCAGGCCTATCCAAGGTGGAGGATGAGCATAAATACAAAAAACTGCTCATTGCGCGTCCGGTCGTTCCGATGGGGAAGGATATCGGTTATTTGCCTGGCGAAAAAGAAGAGAAACTAAGACCATGGATGCAGCCGATATATGACAATCTGGAATATTTGTTCGACACCAAGAAATCGGGTGATATCGATAAAATATTGATGGGGCTCGGCAGCATCCAGGTGGAAGCACTGACTTATATCCGGGGCCGCTCGATACCAGGCCAGTTCATCATTGTGGATGAAGCCCAAAACTTATCCCGTCATGAAGTCAAAACGATTGTTTCCCGGGCGGGAGAAGGAAGTAAGGTGATCCTCATGGGAGATCCGGAGCAGATTGATCATCCCTACCTGGATGCTGTGAGTAATGGGTTGACCTATGTGGTTGAACGATTCAAGCAAGAAAATCTGAGCGGGCATATTACGTTGACTAAAGGGGAACGCTCCAAGCTGGCTCAGCTGGCTGCCGACTTGTTATAA
- a CDS encoding DUF2626 domain-containing protein, producing MARMFRVLGFFTLTIGLMAFAGDHIEMALLFFLQTAFFVILGYLKFTERTYILLFWAYMIVTFTGFSYWTVFIMGKPL from the coding sequence GTGGCACGGATGTTTCGAGTCCTTGGCTTTTTCACCCTGACTATCGGGTTGATGGCCTTTGCCGGAGATCATATTGAAATGGCACTGCTTTTCTTCCTGCAGACTGCATTTTTCGTGATCCTGGGATATTTGAAATTCACGGAGAGAACCTATATTCTTCTCTTCTGGGCTTATATGATCGTGACCTTCACAGGCTTTAGCTATTGGACGGTCTTCATTATGGGCAAACCACTCTAA
- a CDS encoding ketopantoate reductase family protein: MNIHIIGAGSLGLLYAGKLADSGCRVTLWCRSEEQADKLRASGITIEEPGRHQVVDAHAFSVSSWSSFAESGGGADADYLFLMLKQQGIEEMATEMLAPFGQDHRRLLCFQNGTGHLERLQDLLPMWTLYAAITTEGAKRTSSVSVLHAGHGTTTIGKMKPAGSSLDAFSQDDHEIKLVKQLNRAGFEAFLSNEMDEMINRKLLINAVINPLTALWRIPNGELLTSPERVRLMEQLYNEGIAVYEAAGIPYGSGLWEWILSVCQSTSGNTSSMLKDVMDGRTTEVAWINGSIVRLGQKYGISVPKHELITQLIEGMNT, from the coding sequence ATGAATATCCATATTATCGGAGCCGGCTCATTGGGGCTGTTATATGCGGGAAAACTTGCGGATTCAGGCTGCCGTGTCACGCTATGGTGTCGAAGCGAGGAGCAGGCGGACAAGCTTCGGGCTTCCGGCATAACCATCGAGGAGCCGGGCAGGCACCAGGTCGTTGACGCCCATGCTTTCTCGGTCAGCTCATGGTCATCCTTTGCCGAGTCGGGTGGCGGGGCCGATGCGGATTATCTTTTCCTCATGCTGAAGCAGCAAGGGATCGAAGAGATGGCAACGGAGATGCTGGCTCCATTTGGGCAAGATCACCGCAGACTCCTATGTTTTCAGAACGGTACAGGCCATTTGGAGCGGCTTCAGGACCTGCTGCCGATGTGGACGCTCTACGCCGCCATTACGACGGAAGGGGCCAAGCGTACAAGCAGCGTCTCCGTTTTGCACGCCGGTCACGGAACGACGACAATCGGCAAAATGAAACCTGCCGGGAGCTCATTAGATGCCTTCTCTCAGGATGATCATGAAATTAAGCTTGTTAAACAGCTGAATAGAGCAGGATTTGAAGCTTTTTTGTCGAATGAAATGGATGAGATGATTAATCGTAAACTGCTGATCAACGCGGTCATTAATCCTTTGACAGCATTGTGGCGGATTCCTAATGGAGAGCTGTTAACTTCCCCAGAACGAGTCAGGCTTATGGAGCAGTTATATAATGAAGGGATCGCCGTATATGAAGCGGCTGGAATTCCTTATGGAAGCGGGCTTTGGGAATGGATCCTATCCGTCTGCCAATCGACTTCAGGTAACACGTCTTCCATGCTTAAGGATGTAATGGACGGCAGAACGACGGAGGTTGCCTGGATTAACGGTAGCATTGTCCGTTTGGGTCAAAAATATGGCATTTCTGTGCCAAAACACGAGCTGATCACACAGCTCATCGAGGGGATGAATACATAG